One window of Mediterraneibacter butyricigenes genomic DNA carries:
- a CDS encoding UDP-N-acetylmuramoyl-tripeptide--D-alanyl-D-alanine ligase — MKHMSLKEIAVACGGVYYGSEEAYHQEVTGVAIDSRKVEPGFLFVAVRGARVDGHVFIPQVMEKGALCAISEKRIEEASYPYILVNSSLQALKDLAEHYRKSLNIKVVGITGSVGKTSTKEMIASVLSQKYKVLKTEGNFNNEIGLPLTVFNIREEHQIAVLEMGISHFGDMEPLAKIARPDICVISNIGLAHIEALKSRDGILKEKTDMFRFITPNGTIILNGDDDKLSTVTQYKQIKPIFFGLNDQLEVYADHIQSLGLKGTACQVHLEGRTLDLTIPIPGPHMVYNALAGVCVGAALGLSDKEICQGVANLVPISGRNNLIEKHGLTILDDCYNANPVSMKASLEVLTCANTRKVAILGDMFELGKEERSLHREVGEFAAQKGIDLIISIGELSKAIHEGAISVPDFKGTALHFDSKDAFFAEMSNIIKENDTILVKASHGMEFPEIIERL; from the coding sequence ATGAAACATATGTCATTGAAAGAAATCGCCGTAGCCTGCGGTGGTGTCTACTACGGATCAGAAGAAGCTTATCATCAGGAAGTAACCGGCGTCGCCATTGACAGCAGGAAGGTCGAACCCGGATTTCTCTTTGTTGCCGTACGCGGTGCAAGAGTGGACGGTCATGTTTTCATTCCGCAGGTCATGGAAAAAGGTGCGCTCTGCGCCATTTCCGAAAAACGGATCGAGGAAGCTTCCTATCCCTATATTCTGGTAAATTCTTCACTTCAGGCCCTAAAGGATCTGGCAGAACATTACCGAAAATCCTTAAACATCAAAGTTGTGGGAATCACCGGAAGTGTAGGAAAGACCAGTACCAAAGAAATGATTGCTTCGGTACTGTCCCAGAAATATAAGGTTTTAAAAACCGAAGGAAACTTTAATAACGAGATCGGGCTTCCCCTGACTGTTTTCAACATTCGGGAAGAACATCAGATTGCCGTACTTGAAATGGGGATCAGCCATTTCGGAGATATGGAGCCTCTGGCAAAGATTGCCCGGCCGGACATCTGCGTCATTTCCAACATCGGACTGGCGCATATAGAAGCCTTAAAAAGCCGGGATGGAATTCTGAAAGAGAAAACTGATATGTTCCGATTCATAACCCCAAACGGTACGATTATTTTAAACGGAGATGACGATAAACTTTCCACCGTGACACAGTATAAACAGATTAAACCGATCTTTTTCGGGCTAAACGATCAGCTTGAAGTCTATGCCGACCACATTCAGAGCCTTGGCTTAAAAGGAACGGCCTGTCAGGTGCATCTGGAAGGACGCACCCTGGATCTGACGATTCCGATTCCGGGACCGCATATGGTCTACAATGCATTGGCCGGAGTCTGCGTGGGAGCGGCTCTCGGACTTTCCGACAAAGAAATCTGTCAGGGCGTTGCCAACCTGGTTCCGATTTCCGGTCGAAATAACCTGATCGAGAAACATGGCCTGACCATTCTGGATGACTGCTACAATGCCAATCCAGTCTCCATGAAAGCTTCTCTGGAAGTCCTGACCTGTGCCAATACACGGAAAGTCGCCATCCTTGGCGATATGTTTGAACTGGGCAAAGAGGAACGTTCCCTTCACCGGGAAGTGGGCGAATTTGCCGCGCAGAAAGGCATTGATCTGATCATCAGCATCGGAGAACTTTCCAAAGCAATCCATGAAGGTGCCATTTCCGTCCCGGATTTCAAGGGAACTGCATTACATTTTGACTCCAAAGATGCATTTTTTGCCGAAATGAGCAACATTATAAAAGAAAACGACACTATTTTGGTCAAAGCATCTCACGGAATGGAATTCCCGGAAATTATCGAAAGATTGTAG
- a CDS encoding NAD(P)/FAD-dependent oxidoreductase encodes MKKTEYLVIGAGIVGCSAAYLLTKQGCKVTIVDKSYPCNEASGVNAGGMELLQQPPQSLPVHILAAELWDQFQNQDEIDVGYHRTGGLFCVLKEEDLHLLDEQAERFAKNNLPIERLNQEQVKEKIPYICDNVIAANFSPMSGYSNPLKAGVAILMKAKQLGCEFYDHQFVKDIKPAADGNGYVAYTENEEFQAERILITGGIRSPWLLDDMGVHIELEEKHNMITVTEKAPHFIDYTITTPTMTMKQTAEGSILIGGGREGYGDLNHNDKRKDVSIDGLCFNVKEAQDIIPSMKKLNILRSWAGFEGFTPERLPYIGEVEKYPGVYYAVTGFCGYCIGPGVAAHAIKCMNGEEYFDVKDYR; translated from the coding sequence GTGAAAAAGACTGAGTATTTAGTGATCGGCGCGGGAATCGTAGGATGCAGTGCCGCCTATCTTCTGACAAAACAGGGCTGTAAGGTCACGATTGTCGATAAAAGCTATCCGTGTAACGAGGCGTCAGGTGTCAATGCTGGAGGAATGGAACTCCTCCAGCAGCCTCCGCAGTCACTTCCGGTACATATTTTGGCAGCAGAACTTTGGGATCAGTTCCAGAACCAGGACGAGATTGACGTTGGATATCACAGAACCGGTGGATTGTTCTGCGTATTGAAAGAAGAAGATTTACATCTGTTGGATGAACAGGCAGAGCGTTTTGCAAAGAATAATCTGCCGATCGAGCGGCTGAATCAGGAACAGGTGAAAGAAAAGATTCCTTATATCTGTGATAATGTGATCGCAGCGAATTTCAGTCCGATGTCCGGATATTCCAATCCATTGAAGGCCGGAGTTGCGATTCTGATGAAAGCAAAACAGCTTGGCTGTGAATTTTACGACCATCAGTTTGTAAAAGATATTAAACCGGCAGCGGATGGCAATGGTTACGTAGCATATACAGAGAATGAGGAATTTCAGGCAGAAAGAATTCTGATTACCGGTGGAATCCGTTCTCCGTGGTTGTTGGATGATATGGGCGTTCATATCGAACTGGAAGAAAAACATAATATGATTACGGTGACAGAAAAAGCACCGCATTTCATCGACTATACCATTACCACACCGACCATGACTATGAAGCAGACAGCAGAAGGTTCCATCCTGATTGGTGGAGGTCGGGAAGGATATGGAGATCTGAACCATAACGATAAGAGAAAAGATGTTTCTATCGACGGATTGTGCTTCAACGTAAAAGAGGCGCAGGACATCATTCCATCCATGAAGAAGTTGAATATTTTGAGAAGCTGGGCGGGATTTGAAGGATTTACACCGGAACGTCTTCCGTATATTGGAGAAGTAGAGAAGTATCCGGGTGTATATTATGCAGTGACCGGATTCTGCGGATACTGTATCGGACCGGGTGTTGCAGCACACGCTATCAAATGTATGAACGGCGAAGAATATTTTGATGTAAAAGATTACAGATAA
- a CDS encoding NAD(P)/FAD-dependent oxidoreductase produces the protein MRKEVEILVIGAGPAGLSAAIEAAKYGADVLVVDENDKPGGQLFKQIHKFFGSRRHKAGVRGVDIGTGLLKEVQDLGVEVMLNTVAYGIYPNGEGVALAVNGEEGRMVYPKKVIMATGAGENPLAFPGWTLPGVVGAGAIQTMINVHRVPVGKRVLMIGSGNVGLIVTYQLLQAGIEVAGIVEAAPQVGGYGVHSAKVRRAGVPMYTGHTVLEAVPNEDMTGVIGAVIAEVDEKFQPIKGTEQFVECDTIGIAVGLTPDIALPSMADVTFVNAGRLGSQVPMHDRNMETTKEGIYVAGDSSGVEEASSAIEEGKLAGIAAAEALGKVDAKVAKEAKAQVWDSLNQLRTGPFGAGRHDAKEKIIEEMEEWKVKNNAC, from the coding sequence ATGAGAAAAGAAGTAGAAATTCTGGTTATTGGCGCAGGACCCGCCGGACTTTCCGCAGCGATTGAAGCTGCAAAATACGGCGCAGATGTGCTGGTAGTCGATGAAAATGATAAACCGGGCGGACAGTTATTCAAACAGATCCACAAATTTTTCGGATCCCGCAGACACAAAGCCGGAGTTCGCGGTGTGGATATCGGGACCGGACTTTTGAAAGAGGTTCAGGATTTAGGCGTAGAAGTGATGTTAAATACAGTTGCTTACGGGATCTATCCAAACGGAGAAGGCGTAGCCCTTGCGGTCAATGGAGAAGAGGGAAGGATGGTTTATCCGAAAAAGGTCATCATGGCAACAGGAGCCGGAGAAAATCCGCTGGCGTTTCCGGGATGGACCCTTCCGGGAGTTGTAGGAGCCGGAGCAATTCAGACTATGATCAATGTACACCGTGTTCCTGTTGGAAAACGGGTATTGATGATCGGAAGCGGAAACGTAGGCCTGATCGTAACTTATCAGTTATTACAGGCAGGAATTGAAGTGGCAGGAATTGTGGAAGCAGCACCGCAGGTCGGAGGATATGGCGTACATTCTGCAAAAGTCAGAAGAGCCGGCGTTCCAATGTATACCGGACATACGGTATTGGAGGCTGTTCCGAATGAGGATATGACAGGTGTGATCGGAGCCGTGATTGCAGAGGTCGATGAGAAATTCCAGCCGATCAAAGGAACGGAACAGTTTGTGGAATGTGATACCATTGGAATTGCAGTAGGACTGACCCCGGATATCGCATTACCGTCAATGGCGGATGTAACGTTTGTCAATGCGGGAAGACTTGGTTCTCAGGTACCGATGCATGATCGGAACATGGAAACCACTAAAGAAGGAATTTATGTAGCCGGAGATTCTTCCGGGGTAGAAGAGGCATCTTCTGCAATCGAGGAAGGAAAACTGGCCGGAATTGCAGCAGCAGAAGCTCTTGGAAAAGTAGATGCAAAAGTGGCAAAAGAAGCAAAGGCTCAGGTCTGGGATTCCCTGAATCAGTTGAGAACGGGACCGTTTGGAGCAGGACGGCATGACGCAAAGGAAAAAATCATTGAAGAGATGGAAGAATGGAAGGTGAAAAACAATGCTTGCTAA
- a CDS encoding xylulokinase, whose protein sequence is MRHILGIDIGTTAIKAAVIGEDGKVYGEETSEYVLTTLPSGEVEADLKLYEDAFAGAIRGAVKNSGMDKKDIKCVGFSSTAETCVFLDEKNQPLCKVIAWMDTRGTKEAQYLSEHFEKKDIISKVGFDDFYAIHPISKILAVKNKSPEIFEKTRMFAQIKDYFVYVLSGKFITEDSVASDHGFFDITNRCYWKEMLDFIGIDSKYLPELVEPGQEIGTITAAAAETFGLDPDTRINVGAFDQACGAIGAGNIKPGIASESTGSALVTVATIDKLSEDSTGEVPTLCSGIPGKYMYQPYCTGAMITKWFRDAFCETEKQIEKETGLNAYTQMDDLVKATPPGADGLIMLPYFQGSGIPELNEKASGVYYGIHAGHTRGHFIRAIMEGLAIALKRMLECEKELGATMDEIRSLGGGSKSKAWCQIKADILGIPVKVIKNSGSTPCMGCAILAGVANGIWPSVEEATERFVEIEETYEPNPENAEIYAETYRKYVEISKALNPTFY, encoded by the coding sequence ATGAGACATATTCTTGGAATCGATATCGGTACGACTGCAATCAAAGCAGCAGTGATCGGGGAAGACGGAAAAGTATATGGAGAGGAAACTTCGGAATATGTACTGACGACATTACCTTCCGGGGAAGTGGAAGCGGATCTGAAACTCTATGAGGATGCTTTTGCAGGTGCCATCAGAGGTGCAGTGAAGAATTCCGGCATGGATAAAAAGGATATAAAATGTGTAGGATTTTCATCCACCGCAGAAACCTGCGTATTTCTGGATGAAAAGAATCAGCCTCTTTGTAAAGTAATCGCTTGGATGGATACAAGGGGAACGAAAGAGGCACAATATTTATCCGAACATTTTGAGAAGAAAGATATTATCAGCAAAGTGGGATTCGACGATTTCTATGCAATCCATCCGATCAGCAAGATTCTGGCGGTGAAAAATAAATCACCGGAGATCTTTGAAAAGACCAGAATGTTTGCACAGATCAAAGACTATTTTGTCTACGTGCTTTCCGGTAAATTTATCACGGAAGATTCGGTGGCCAGTGATCATGGATTCTTTGATATTACGAATCGGTGTTACTGGAAGGAAATGCTGGATTTCATAGGAATCGATTCGAAGTATCTTCCGGAACTGGTAGAACCGGGACAGGAGATTGGAACGATTACCGCAGCAGCGGCAGAGACCTTTGGACTGGATCCGGATACCAGAATCAATGTAGGTGCATTTGATCAGGCGTGTGGTGCCATCGGTGCCGGAAATATCAAGCCGGGTATTGCATCAGAAAGCACGGGATCTGCGCTGGTAACGGTGGCAACGATTGATAAGTTGAGCGAAGATTCCACAGGAGAGGTACCGACGTTATGCAGCGGTATTCCGGGGAAATATATGTATCAGCCATATTGTACCGGTGCAATGATCACGAAGTGGTTCCGGGACGCATTTTGCGAGACAGAAAAACAGATCGAAAAGGAAACCGGTCTGAATGCATATACTCAGATGGATGACCTGGTGAAAGCGACGCCGCCGGGAGCGGACGGACTGATCATGCTTCCCTATTTTCAGGGATCCGGAATTCCGGAACTCAATGAGAAAGCCAGTGGTGTGTACTACGGAATCCATGCGGGACATACCAGGGGACATTTTATCAGGGCAATTATGGAAGGACTTGCCATTGCACTGAAAAGGATGTTGGAATGCGAGAAAGAACTGGGAGCTACCATGGACGAGATTCGATCTTTGGGTGGTGGTTCCAAATCAAAAGCATGGTGCCAGATCAAAGCAGATATTTTAGGAATTCCGGTTAAGGTAATCAAAAACAGCGGAAGTACGCCGTGCATGGGATGCGCGATTCTTGCCGGAGTGGCAAATGGAATCTGGCCATCAGTAGAAGAGGCAACAGAACGATTTGTAGAGATTGAAGAAACGTATGAACCTAATCCGGAAAATGCAGAAATCTATGCAGAAACTTACCGGAAATATGTAGAAATCTCGAAAGCCTTGAATCCGACCTTTTATTAA
- a CDS encoding (2Fe-2S)-binding protein: protein MSRIENHIILGDLEEKKQVTLTVDGKQITAVEGEPILSALLANGIKVANISPKHHEPRGYFCGIGRCTNCVMTVNGDPNVRTCITPVEDGMVVETQDGLGKWEES, encoded by the coding sequence ATGTCCAGAATAGAGAATCATATTATTTTGGGTGATCTTGAGGAAAAGAAGCAGGTTACACTGACAGTGGACGGCAAGCAGATCACCGCAGTAGAGGGAGAACCGATCCTTTCGGCTCTTCTGGCAAATGGAATCAAAGTAGCAAATATCAGTCCGAAGCATCATGAACCGAGAGGTTATTTCTGTGGAATCGGTCGTTGCACCAATTGTGTTATGACGGTTAACGGAGATCCGAATGTGAGGACTTGTATCACACCGGTAGAAGACGGTATGGTAGTAGAAACACAGGATGGTCTTGGAAAGTGGGAGGAGTCATAA
- a CDS encoding alanine/glycine:cation symporter family protein, which produces MKLSDIFVYLNNLVWSNPIIFLILGSAIFYTIILKGVQVRNLKHQVQLLFSSSDSEAGISPFATFCTVIGYRVGTANVAGVAVAIWSGGPGAVFWMLITSILDTAISYAECALGQVYKIKQDGEYRGGAYYYIQRGLGLKPIALIYALLTLICVPILTVAPHAFSITSGFKNSLGISQYITGAIVAVLLFIVISGGIRRIAKTAEMVVPFMTIGFVILTIIVIVMRIGEVPAALSMIVSSAFGTNAVFGGLMGTAVLWGVKRSVNSSGAGMGEAVPAASATECSHPGVQGLVNSFSVYIDVFVCICTALIIILTDCFNVQDTAGNIIHVSGGSTAIATQAAEPGIAWAQEALNSIFPGGIGAVVLAFFLFFFAFTTLLNYYYQGETAIAYMLYNKSQKTRKTAIWALRIVMPIVFFYFAIQTSSTSFSSGELGVGLMVWFNVIILLIMSPTIKKVFEDYTRQRKDGVEKPVFNPEKLGIKNADIWMEINKDAIEAENNK; this is translated from the coding sequence ATGAAGTTGAGCGATATTTTTGTGTATTTAAATAATCTGGTGTGGTCGAATCCGATTATCTTTCTGATTTTAGGATCCGCCATCTTTTATACCATTATCTTAAAAGGCGTGCAGGTAAGAAACTTAAAGCATCAGGTACAATTGTTATTTTCATCCAGTGATTCAGAAGCGGGAATTTCCCCATTCGCAACATTTTGTACGGTTATCGGATACCGTGTGGGGACTGCTAATGTAGCCGGTGTAGCGGTTGCAATCTGGAGTGGTGGTCCGGGAGCAGTGTTCTGGATGCTGATCACATCCATACTGGATACCGCAATTTCTTATGCAGAATGTGCACTTGGTCAGGTTTACAAGATTAAACAGGATGGAGAGTACAGAGGAGGAGCTTATTATTACATTCAAAGAGGTCTTGGCTTAAAACCGATTGCTTTGATCTATGCACTCCTGACACTGATCTGTGTGCCAATCCTGACGGTTGCACCTCATGCATTTTCCATTACCAGTGGATTTAAAAACAGTCTGGGAATTTCCCAGTATATCACAGGTGCGATTGTAGCAGTTCTTCTGTTCATCGTTATCTCCGGAGGAATCCGAAGAATCGCAAAGACCGCAGAGATGGTAGTTCCGTTTATGACCATTGGATTTGTCATTCTGACCATTATCGTCATCGTGATGCGGATCGGTGAAGTACCGGCAGCACTTAGTATGATCGTGAGCAGTGCATTCGGAACCAATGCAGTCTTCGGAGGACTGATGGGAACCGCAGTGTTGTGGGGAGTAAAGAGATCTGTAAACTCATCCGGAGCAGGAATGGGAGAAGCCGTACCGGCAGCATCCGCAACCGAGTGTTCTCATCCGGGTGTTCAGGGATTAGTGAATTCTTTCTCTGTATATATTGATGTATTCGTATGTATCTGTACTGCACTGATTATTATCCTGACAGATTGTTTTAACGTACAGGATACCGCAGGAAATATTATTCATGTAAGTGGCGGCTCCACAGCCATTGCAACCCAGGCTGCCGAACCTGGTATCGCATGGGCACAGGAAGCACTGAACAGTATTTTTCCGGGAGGAATCGGGGCTGTTGTTCTGGCGTTTTTCCTATTCTTCTTCGCATTTACAACTTTGTTGAACTACTACTATCAGGGTGAGACAGCTATTGCCTATATGCTGTATAACAAATCTCAGAAGACCAGAAAGACCGCAATCTGGGCGCTACGAATCGTGATGCCGATTGTATTTTTCTACTTCGCAATTCAGACTTCTTCTACCAGTTTCTCTTCCGGAGAACTTGGTGTAGGACTGATGGTATGGTTTAACGTGATCATTCTGCTGATCATGTCACCGACCATTAAGAAAGTCTTTGAGGATTACACCAGACAGCGGAAAGATGGCGTAGAGAAGCCGGTCTTTAATCCGGAGAAGCTTGGAATTAAAAATGCAGATATCTGGATGGAGATCAATAAAGATGCCATTGAGGCAGAAAATAATAAGTAG
- a CDS encoding Cof-type HAD-IIB family hydrolase — protein sequence MSYELLVLDLDGTLTNSKKEITEPTKRALLEIQADGKKVVLASGRPEQGVLPLAKELQLEKYGSYILSYNGGRIRQCKTQEIIYNKLLPNRVVKPIYEIVKKYPRVDLATYKNDTILSGLTSTKYTELESFINHMPIVHQPDFGNAIDFPINKLLVTGEPIDVAPILKELQDTFHGYLNIYNSDPWFIEIMPQNIDKGNSLKKLLLSLNLTVNEMICCGDGFNDLSMIECAGLGVAMENAQSALKEIADYITKSNDNDGVLHVINEFMRD from the coding sequence ATGAGCTATGAGTTATTAGTCCTGGATCTGGACGGAACCCTTACCAATTCCAAAAAAGAAATCACGGAACCTACTAAGCGCGCACTTCTTGAAATTCAAGCAGATGGAAAGAAAGTCGTCCTGGCTTCCGGTCGTCCGGAACAGGGAGTTCTTCCGCTGGCAAAGGAACTACAATTGGAAAAATACGGCAGTTACATCCTGTCTTATAACGGCGGACGTATCCGTCAGTGCAAAACCCAGGAAATCATTTATAACAAACTACTACCGAACCGTGTCGTTAAACCGATTTACGAAATCGTGAAAAAATATCCCCGGGTGGATCTGGCCACCTACAAGAACGACACCATCCTCTCCGGTCTGACTTCCACCAAATATACAGAACTGGAATCCTTTATCAATCACATGCCGATCGTCCACCAGCCGGATTTCGGAAATGCCATCGATTTTCCGATCAACAAACTGCTGGTCACCGGAGAACCGATCGATGTGGCTCCGATCTTAAAGGAACTACAGGATACTTTCCACGGTTACCTGAATATTTATAATTCCGACCCCTGGTTCATCGAGATCATGCCCCAGAACATCGACAAGGGAAACTCCCTGAAAAAGCTGCTCTTAAGCCTGAACCTGACGGTAAATGAAATGATCTGCTGCGGAGATGGCTTCAATGACCTGTCCATGATTGAATGTGCCGGTCTTGGCGTTGCCATGGAAAATGCACAGAGCGCTCTGAAGGAGATCGCAGATTACATCACCAAGTCCAACGATAATGACGGGGTGCTGCATGTAATCAATGAGTTTATGAGGGATTAG
- a CDS encoding D-alanine--D-alanine ligase family protein — protein sequence MKIIVLAGGLSTERDVSLTSSAGICKTLIEKGHDAFLLDVFMGLPDAPENLEDVFTLPNHGLEIAKNISTTEPDLAAVKASRPDQSDCFLGPNVIELCRLADITFLGLHGGEGENGKLQATFDLLGIRYTGPDSLGCALAMDKGVTKVIFQRCNVSTPGGGWLYKKDLDKPLSEMGLSLPVVVKPCSGGSSIGVYIVNTEEEYREALEKSFQYEDELIIEPYIKGREFACGIIDGKALPPIEIIPKTGFFDYANKYQDGGSEEICPANISEEISQKMQELTVRAFHALKLNVYSRADFLLDENDNLYCLEVNTLPGMTAASLLPKEAKAVGIEYGDLCELIIQKSLEARYQ from the coding sequence ATGAAGATTATCGTATTAGCCGGAGGTTTAAGTACCGAACGTGATGTTTCTTTAACATCCAGTGCCGGAATCTGTAAAACATTAATCGAAAAAGGACACGATGCATTTCTTCTGGATGTCTTTATGGGACTTCCGGATGCACCGGAAAATCTGGAAGACGTCTTCACTCTCCCGAATCATGGACTGGAGATTGCCAAAAACATCAGCACCACAGAGCCGGATCTTGCAGCCGTCAAAGCTTCCAGACCGGATCAGTCTGACTGCTTCCTTGGCCCAAATGTCATCGAACTGTGCCGTCTGGCTGACATTACCTTCTTAGGTCTTCACGGTGGCGAAGGAGAGAACGGAAAATTACAGGCAACTTTCGATCTGTTGGGCATCCGTTATACCGGCCCGGATTCTCTGGGCTGTGCACTCGCCATGGACAAAGGCGTGACAAAAGTGATCTTCCAGCGCTGCAACGTTTCCACACCGGGCGGCGGATGGCTGTATAAGAAAGACCTCGACAAACCGTTGTCAGAGATGGGACTGTCTCTTCCGGTAGTTGTGAAACCATGCTCCGGCGGCTCCAGCATCGGTGTTTATATCGTAAATACCGAAGAAGAATACCGCGAAGCCCTGGAAAAATCCTTCCAGTATGAAGATGAACTGATCATTGAGCCTTATATCAAAGGACGGGAATTTGCCTGCGGCATCATCGACGGAAAAGCACTTCCACCGATCGAGATCATTCCGAAGACCGGATTCTTTGATTATGCCAACAAATATCAGGACGGCGGTTCCGAGGAAATCTGTCCTGCCAATATCAGTGAAGAAATCTCTCAGAAAATGCAGGAACTGACCGTTCGCGCGTTCCATGCACTGAAACTGAATGTCTACAGCCGTGCCGACTTCCTGCTGGATGAAAACGACAACCTGTACTGTCTGGAAGTCAACACCCTGCCGGGTATGACCGCAGCCAGCCTTCTTCCAAAAGAAGCGAAAGCGGTCGGTATTGAGTATGGAGATCTCTGTGAACTGATCATTCAAAAATCTCTGGAAGCACGATATCAGTAG
- a CDS encoding (2Fe-2S)-binding protein, protein MLAKNGYLDLEEIMDIPGFPGLETLAGKKCVVVECKQNIPCNPCEAACPHHAITIGEPITNLPVVDPEKCIGCGLCVAQCPGQACFLVDQSHEDYDTVTLPYEYYPLPEKDQEVYGLGRDGKYLVKATVVRVVMTKMNDRTAVIEIKVPKGFGMKVRNISTDGKRIASEDTNEKPSEEALKQINEDQMYVCRCEEITKEEVIQAVRAGATSVNEVKRLLRAGMGLCQGRNCAKTIERIIAQELGVAPSQVPQATKRGPVRAIKLTGYTSLDIEAQEEMFEHDW, encoded by the coding sequence ATGCTTGCTAAGAATGGCTATTTAGATTTGGAAGAAATTATGGACATTCCTGGATTCCCGGGGCTGGAGACACTTGCAGGGAAAAAATGCGTTGTAGTAGAATGTAAGCAGAACATTCCATGTAATCCGTGCGAGGCAGCCTGTCCACATCATGCGATCACGATTGGGGAGCCAATCACCAATCTTCCGGTGGTAGATCCGGAAAAATGTATCGGCTGCGGTCTGTGTGTGGCACAGTGTCCCGGTCAGGCATGTTTCCTGGTAGATCAGTCCCATGAAGACTATGATACGGTGACTCTGCCCTATGAATATTATCCGCTTCCGGAAAAGGATCAGGAAGTTTATGGTCTGGGAAGAGATGGAAAATATTTGGTGAAAGCAACGGTAGTCCGTGTGGTCATGACGAAGATGAACGACCGCACAGCCGTGATTGAGATTAAGGTACCGAAGGGATTCGGAATGAAGGTTCGAAACATTTCTACGGACGGAAAAAGAATTGCCTCAGAGGATACCAATGAGAAACCGTCAGAAGAAGCATTGAAGCAGATCAATGAAGATCAGATGTATGTCTGCCGGTGTGAAGAGATCACGAAAGAAGAAGTGATCCAGGCAGTCCGTGCAGGAGCAACTAGTGTCAATGAAGTGAAGCGTCTGCTCCGTGCCGGAATGGGACTGTGTCAGGGAAGAAACTGTGCAAAAACGATTGAGCGAATCATTGCGCAGGAGCTTGGGGTAGCTCCTTCACAGGTGCCACAGGCAACCAAGAGAGGCCCGGTGCGTGCTATTAAGCTGACCGGATATACTTCCTTAGATATTGAGGCACAGGAAGAGATGTTTGAACATGACTGGTAA